Proteins co-encoded in one Brassica oleracea var. oleracea cultivar TO1000 chromosome C4, BOL, whole genome shotgun sequence genomic window:
- the LOC106341499 gene encoding F-box protein DOR-like, translating to MNVSVLTFSPHLERSSLPIPDDLVFEIFSRLPSKAIARCCCISKFWASMLRSQDFTELFLTKSFAHPQLLFVFKEDREIVFFSSPQPENPEENSYVVAANHLARFPGREFSCTTGFLCYGVNLIRNCEFEKVICNPSTGQALTLPRLNSRLRVGMDSYLGYDSIAKEFKLLSMNSSRVTDRWISKEHQVLTLGTKNSSWRLVECCIPHYTSRKWLCISGVLYYAASVNSSSLNSMVACFDLRSEKFSFVKFMETFSRTMHHSTTLVNYDGKLGLIMSRSSRHVSQANKSLELWVLRDAAKHEWSKHVHVLPPSWKDVVTETMRIIGMVGTSEIVLSPSFQYVPTYIIYFNIESKRIRKVGIQGLEAFLGKRSYTYLNYVENVKFI from the coding sequence ATGAACGTCTCGGTTCTAACATTTTCTCCGCACCTTGAGAGAAGTTCATTGCCAATTCCTGATGACCTCGTTTTCGAGATATTCTCGAGGTTGCCGTCAAAGGCGATTGCGAGATGTTGTTGCATATCCAAGTTCTGGGCGTCTATGCTTCGCAGTCAAGATTTCACAGAGTTGTTTTTGACCAAATCTTTTGCTCACCCTCAGCTTCTATTCGTCTTCAAAGAGGACAGAGAGATTGTCTTTTTCTCGTCGCCTCAGCCTGAAAATCCAGAAGAGAACTCGTATGTTGTAGCCGCCAATCATCTTGCACGTTTCCCCGGAAGAGAATTTAGTTGCACCACTGGCTTCTTGTGTTATGGAGTTAACCTGATCCGGAATTGTGAGTTTGAAAAGGTGATATGTAACCCCAGCACGGGACAGGCCTTGACCTTGCCAAGATTAAACTCGAGGTTGAGGGTTGGAATGGACAGCTATCTTGGATATGACTCTATTGCGAAAGAATTTAAGCTATTGTCAATGAACAGCTCGCGTGTAACTGATCGTTGGATCTCTAAGGAGCACCAAGTTCTGACATTAGGAACCAAGAATTCGTCATGGAGGTTGGTCGAATGTTGCATACCACATTATACTTCTCGTAAGTGGTTATGCATCAGTGGTGTTCTATACTACGCAGCTTCAGTCAACAGTTCTTCCTTGAATTCTATGGTAGCTTGTTTTGATTTGAGGTCTGAGAAGTTCAGCTTTGTCAAGTTCATGGAAACTTTCAGTAGAACAATGCATCATTCGACAACCTTGGTAAACTACGATGGCAAACTAGGTTTGATTATGTCGAGGAGTTCTCGTCATGTTAGTCAAGCAAATAAAAGTCTTGAGCTGTGGGTTCTACGAGATGCTGCAAAACATGAGTGGTCCAAACATGTACATGTATTACCACCTTCGTGGAAGGATGTGGTTACAGAGACCATGCGCATTATTGGAATGGTTGGTACCAGTGAAATCGTCTTGTCCCCCAGCTTTCAATACGTGCCTACCTATATCATCTACTTCAATATCGAGAGCAAGAGGATCAGAAAAGTTGGAATCCAAGGACTGGAAGCGTTTCTGGGCAAAAGATCCTACACGTATCTCAACTATGTCGAGAATGTGAAGTTTATTTAA